CTGATATAAACCCATGACGCTTTAATATTGCGCCAATTGTGCTTGGTGCTGGAGGATCACAAATTCCGTATTTATCAAATAGAAGTTGTGATAGCTTTTTCGGGCCCCAATACGGATACGTCTCACGAAGCAATAATATTTTCTCAATGATCGCATCAGACGTTTTGTGGGGGCAGTTTCTCGGGGCACGGCTAAACTCCTCGACGCTGCCTCGATCTTGAAAACGCCGGACCCATTTATACCCCGTCTCACGGCTGATCCCGAACCGCTGGCAGATTTCAGAAAACGGTTCGCTTCTGCGCGCTGCCTCAACGATGAACCGAGCTCGTTCTTCCATGGTCTCGACCTTTTTCCAGGGCATCGGAGCTTCCTCCTCTGCCAAAGGTGTCAACCATGTACCCGGTCTATTCTGTCAACCATGTACCCGGTTCGTACCGGAATGATTCCCCCCGGGCGGGGTACGGGGCGGCAGCCCCGATGGCTGTGCGGCGGGGTGGCAGCCCCGATTGCCGTGCGGTACTATTCGTCTTTGAGCGTACGGGTCATGAGGGCGTGGACGGCGGCGGCGGGTTCCTGGTTGCGGTACAGGACGGCATGAACCTGCTCGGTGATGGGCAGCTCCACGCCGAGTTTTTGTCCCAGGGCGTGGACGGCCTCGGTGGTTTTCACGCCCTCGGCCACCATTTTCATTTCGCCCAGGATGTCCAAAAGCTTTTGGCCCTTGGCCAGTCGCATACCCACCTGCCGGTTGCGGCTTAAGTCCCCGGTGCAGGTCAGGACCAGGTCGCCCAGGCCGGACAGGCCCATGAAGGTTTCGGTATCCGCGCCCATGGCCTTGCCCAGGCGGCTCATTTCGTGGAGGCCCCGGGTGATGAGGGCGGAGCGGGCGTTGCTGCCGAACCCCAGGCCGTCGGCCACGCCCGAGGCGATGGCGATGATGTTTTTGATGGCCCCGCCCAGTTCCACGCCGCGCACGTCGGGGTTGGTGTAGACCCGAAAGGCCGGGGAGGACAGGGCTTCCTGGACCTCTTTGCCGGTCTTTTTGTGGGCGCAGCCCAGGGCCACGGCGGTGGGGATGCCGTTTATGACCTCGAAGGCGAAGGACGGCCCGGACAGCATGGCGAAGCGGGGCTTGAGCGCGCCCAGGACATCCTCGCAGACGTCGGACATGGGCATGAGCGTGTCGAGTTCGATGCCCTTGCTGGCGCAGATGATGGCCGGGTTCTTGGGCAGATATTTGAGGAACCGGGTGTAGGCCTGGCGGATGAACTGGCAGGGCACGGCGAACAGGAAGTGCCGGACCCCGTCGGCCACATGGGCCGGATCGGTGCTGACGTCGAGGTTTGGGGCAAGGGGGCGGCCGGGCAGATACCAGGTGTTTTCGTGCAGGGTGCGGATCTCGTGCATCACCTTCTGCTCGCGCACCCAAAGCCGCGTCTCAAGGCCTTTTTTGGCCAGCATGTCGGCCAGGGTGGTGCCCCAGCTGCCTCCGCCGATGACCGCGATCTTCATGACTCTCCTCCGGATGATGCCGGGCGCGCCGCCTTGCGGGACGCTCCCCGGACCAGTTTTCGCCCCGGCATCGTCGTGACGCGAGGGTCAGGGCTGGTCAGGTTGCGTCTAGCACATGAAGGCGATAAGGACAAAGCCTTTGATGACGGGCCACAGGGAGGGGCGGACCACGTATGCCGAAAGAGACGAAACCCGTATTCAGCGAAACGGAGCGGCGCATCCTGCGCATGGCCCAGGCGGACCTGCCGGACTCGGCCACGCCCTATGCGGACATGGCTGCGGCCGCCGGGGCGACCGAGGCCGAGGTGCTTGATCTGCTGGCGCGTCTGAAGGAGAGCGGGGCCATCCGGCGTTTCGGGGCCACGCTTCGGCACCAGAAGGCCGGGTACGGGGCCAACGCCATGGTGGCCTGGTATGTGGATGACGACGACATGGCCCGGGTGGGGAAATACATGTCCTCGCGCCGGGAGATCAGTCATTGCTACCACCGCATCAACTGCCTGGACTGGCCGTACAACCTCTACACCATGGTGCATGCGGGAAGCCCAGAGGAGTGTCGGCGCATCGTGGAGGAGCTGGTCCGGGAGTCGGGCGTCGACGACTACGCCATGCTTTTGAGCAGAAAAGAGCTGAAGAAGACGTCTATGGAATATTTTTAATGCATTTCGGGTAGTGAGAACCGCTATGACTACCAGCACAATCCTTCCCTTGCATCCCGGCGAGGTGTTGCACGAAGAATTTCTCGCTCCCATGGGCTTGTCTCAGAATCGCCTGGGCCTGGACATCGGCGTCTCTCCCCGGCGCATCAACGAAATCATCCTGCGCAAACGCCGCATCACCGCGGACACGGCCTTGCGGCTGGCGCGGTATTTCGGAAACTCTCCCCAGTTCTGGCTCGGGCTGCAAATGGACTACGATCTTGATGTGGAGGCTGATCGCCTGAAAGACCGCCTGGAGCGGGAGG
Above is a genomic segment from Desulfolutivibrio sulfodismutans DSM 3696 containing:
- a CDS encoding NAD(P)H-dependent glycerol-3-phosphate dehydrogenase; its protein translation is MKIAVIGGGSWGTTLADMLAKKGLETRLWVREQKVMHEIRTLHENTWYLPGRPLAPNLDVSTDPAHVADGVRHFLFAVPCQFIRQAYTRFLKYLPKNPAIICASKGIELDTLMPMSDVCEDVLGALKPRFAMLSGPSFAFEVINGIPTAVALGCAHKKTGKEVQEALSSPAFRVYTNPDVRGVELGGAIKNIIAIASGVADGLGFGSNARSALITRGLHEMSRLGKAMGADTETFMGLSGLGDLVLTCTGDLSRNRQVGMRLAKGQKLLDILGEMKMVAEGVKTTEAVHALGQKLGVELPITEQVHAVLYRNQEPAAAVHALMTRTLKDE
- the ahbB gene encoding siroheme decarboxylase subunit beta, producing MPKETKPVFSETERRILRMAQADLPDSATPYADMAAAAGATEAEVLDLLARLKESGAIRRFGATLRHQKAGYGANAMVAWYVDDDDMARVGKYMSSRREISHCYHRINCLDWPYNLYTMVHAGSPEECRRIVEELVRESGVDDYAMLLSRKELKKTSMEYF
- a CDS encoding HigA family addiction module antitoxin — translated: MTTSTILPLHPGEVLHEEFLAPMGLSQNRLGLDIGVSPRRINEIILRKRRITADTALRLARYFGNSPQFWLGLQMDYDLDVEADRLKDRLEREVRIYTPPVAPAHAG